The segment ATCGTAGCCGTCGGTCGGAGGGGTCACAGCCCCGAACGACCGATGGAAAGGCGGACGTGCTAGAAGATCGACCCCTTGTGGGTCGGACTAGGCGAAGGACTACAGCCCCAGTCTGACCTCCCCTCGTGGAAGCTAACGCCTATCAGAGCTCATCTTCATTTAGTCTGAAGATGAGCTCTAGTTCTTGTGCAATATCAAACTTGCGGTGATGTTCTTGCTGCATTTCAATGTACCTGCATATAGCTGCAACATCTCGCTTGCTAACCGTACTAACAAAGTACCCATCTTGCCAAGCAAAAGAGCCATTCATACCCATCGCAGTATTGAGAAACTTGTTTGTGGACTTCTTTATCTCTCTTACGAAGTTGGAGATGACAAAGTCCCCTGAGTAAGCAATCAATAGTATGTGGATATGATCGCTCATGCCATTTACCTTGATTATGGAGTGACTCTTAGACTTCGAGCAATGTTGTAGATAGGCGTATAGTCTCGGCTGGACATTAGGGGTGAGTAAAGGCTTTCTCCCCTTCGTTGAGAATACAATGTGATAATACAGAGCTGTGTAGTTACCTACATACATGACTTATTGATTTATTTGTCGGGGCGGG is part of the Porphyromonas asaccharolytica DSM 20707 genome and harbors:
- the tnpA gene encoding IS200/IS605 family transposase, giving the protein MYVGNYTALYYHIVFSTKGRKPLLTPNVQPRLYAYLQHCSKSKSHSIIKVNGMSDHIHILLIAYSGDFVISNFVREIKKSTNKFLNTAMGMNGSFAWQDGYFVSTVSKRDVAAICRYIEMQQEHHRKFDIAQELELIFRLNEDEL